A genomic window from Pseudanabaena sp. BC1403 includes:
- a CDS encoding response regulator — protein MRSFDPILLVEDDLLDIMTLKRGLRDIHAENPLYVRYDGESALEFLRDSSNPVPALILLDLNMPRMNGLEFLKILKSDSDWCKIPVVILTTSQEEQDRLTSFELSAAGYIVKPLEYPDFVEKLLVLYQYWRLSEIPNLIS, from the coding sequence ATGAGAAGTTTCGATCCGATTTTACTCGTAGAAGATGATCTGCTCGATATTATGACCCTCAAACGTGGTTTAAGAGATATCCATGCCGAGAATCCCCTCTATGTCAGATATGATGGAGAATCAGCTCTAGAGTTTTTGCGAGATTCAAGTAATCCAGTCCCTGCATTAATTCTATTGGATTTAAATATGCCAAGGATGAATGGGCTGGAGTTTCTCAAAATCCTCAAATCCGATTCCGATTGGTGCAAAATTCCTGTAGTGATCTTGACTACCTCTCAAGAAGAACAGGATCGCCTTACCAGCTTTGAGTTAAGCGCCGCAGGTTATATCGTTAAGCCCTTGGAATATCCTGATTTTGTCGAAAAGTTGCTTGTTCTTTATCAGTATTGGCGCTTAAGTGAAATTCCTAATTTAATTAGCTAA
- a CDS encoding ATP-binding protein, with translation MPLEICRVLLVDDDEDDYIVARDFLSEAELLDFKLTWIDNYDDGLVEIGKKCHDIYLFDFRLGKENGLELMQAAINMGCNKPIILLTGVGDREIDQKAMALGASDYLVKGNFLSATLLERSIIHAIERKTSENHQLKLVSELATVNQELKDFAYIVSHDLKAPLRGIASLADWLQNDYGDRLDDEGRDMLRLMSGRVRRMSDLIDGVLQYSRVSRVKENKTQVNLLRLLHETIDMIAAPEGIQIAIDTELPTLTVEKTRIQQVFQNLIGNAVKYMGKLEGEIHIGHSEKDDYWEFYVNDTGMGIETRHFDKVFQIFQTLVPRDQSESTGVGLAIVKKIVEAYDGKIWLNSEIGKGSTFCFTLPKSEALVEVNKS, from the coding sequence ATGCCACTAGAGATTTGTCGAGTCCTGCTCGTAGACGATGATGAAGATGACTATATTGTGGCTCGTGACTTTTTGAGCGAAGCCGAGCTATTAGACTTTAAACTGACTTGGATTGATAACTATGATGATGGATTAGTAGAGATTGGCAAAAAATGTCATGACATATATCTCTTTGATTTTCGCCTTGGCAAAGAGAATGGATTGGAATTAATGCAAGCTGCCATTAATATGGGATGCAACAAGCCGATAATTTTGCTGACGGGAGTTGGCGATCGCGAAATCGACCAAAAAGCAATGGCGCTCGGTGCATCGGACTATTTGGTTAAGGGAAACTTTTTGAGTGCAACTTTATTAGAACGCTCAATTATCCATGCGATTGAAAGAAAAACATCCGAAAATCACCAACTAAAACTAGTCTCAGAGTTAGCCACTGTCAACCAAGAGCTAAAAGACTTTGCTTATATCGTCTCCCACGATCTCAAGGCTCCATTACGGGGCATCGCGTCTCTAGCGGATTGGTTGCAAAATGATTATGGCGATCGCCTTGATGATGAAGGACGCGATATGCTGAGGCTGATGAGTGGTCGAGTAAGGCGGATGAGCGATCTCATTGATGGTGTATTGCAATATTCGCGGGTAAGTCGGGTAAAAGAAAATAAAACTCAAGTAAATCTTTTACGACTACTCCACGAAACGATAGATATGATTGCTGCGCCCGAAGGTATTCAAATTGCGATCGATACAGAATTGCCGACTTTAACAGTTGAAAAGACGCGAATTCAACAGGTGTTTCAAAATTTGATTGGCAATGCTGTCAAATATATGGGTAAGCTAGAAGGAGAAATTCACATCGGTCATTCAGAAAAAGATGACTATTGGGAATTTTATGTCAACGATACGGGGATGGGAATCGAGACTAGACATTTTGACAAGGTATTCCAGATCTTTCAAACTCTAGTGCCGCGCGATCAATCTGAAAGTACGGGGGTGGGATTAGCGATCGTCAAAAAAATTGTCGAAGCCTATGATGGTAAAATTTGGCTAAACTCCGAAATCGGTAAAGGTAGTACATTTTGTTTTACGCTACCAAAATCGGAAGCTCTGGTTGAGGTAAACAAATCATGA
- a CDS encoding response regulator, whose protein sequence is MTNKRKSITILVAEDDEDDRLLMQDALEENRLANDLHFVGDGVELLDYLNHRGDFADPKSSPRPSLILLDLNMPRKDGREALKEIKADLELRQIPIVVLTTSKAEEDILRTYDLGVSSFIAKPVVFDSMVQIMKMVGSYWFEIVELPERAAK, encoded by the coding sequence ATGACTAACAAAAGAAAAAGTATTACTATTTTAGTTGCCGAAGATGATGAAGATGACCGCTTGCTCATGCAAGATGCCTTAGAAGAAAATCGCCTTGCCAATGACTTGCATTTTGTTGGTGACGGGGTGGAGTTGTTAGACTATTTAAATCATCGAGGCGACTTCGCTGATCCTAAAAGTTCACCCCGTCCTAGTTTGATCCTATTGGATTTAAATATGCCCCGCAAGGATGGTAGAGAAGCCCTCAAAGAAATTAAAGCTGATCTAGAGCTTCGCCAAATCCCCATCGTAGTACTCACAACTTCTAAGGCTGAGGAAGACATCCTGAGAACTTACGATCTGGGTGTGAGTTCCTTCATCGCCAAGCCTGTTGTGTTTGACTCGATGGTTCAAATCATGAAGATGGTGGGATCTTATTGGTTTGAAATTGTAGAATTACCAGAACGAGCTGCCAAATAG
- a CDS encoding ABC transporter substrate-binding protein: protein MSAITHNLKYAMLSLLTVTMAIALTNCTPQTNIPLRIGSNLWTGYETLYLARDLGYYNDKPIRLVDYPSGTEEVRAYRNKEIEGAGLSIDQALVLAATQENIRIIAIMDVSNGGDVILGKPEFTDMKALKGKRVGVESTALGAFFIARALEKNDMTAKDIQIVSLELTEHERAYKEGKVDAVVTFGPARIKLLAAGAKLLFDSSQIPGEIVDTLAVSTEAIANNPETIQALVDGRFRALDYFEKNPQDAATRMAKRTKVTPEQILDAFKGLSQPNLQANQKLLDKSDPALINGMTKLVKIMVDNKLLPKTIDPASILDDRFIKNAKV from the coding sequence ATGAGTGCAATTACTCATAATCTAAAATATGCAATGCTGAGTCTGTTGACAGTTACTATGGCGATCGCCTTAACGAACTGCACTCCCCAAACAAACATCCCATTACGCATCGGATCGAACCTCTGGACGGGATATGAGACTTTATATCTGGCGCGGGACTTGGGCTACTATAACGACAAGCCGATCCGATTAGTTGATTATCCTTCAGGCACAGAGGAAGTCCGCGCCTATCGTAATAAAGAAATTGAAGGGGCAGGACTATCAATCGATCAAGCCCTAGTCCTCGCTGCTACCCAAGAAAATATTCGGATTATCGCAATTATGGATGTGTCCAATGGCGGTGATGTGATCTTAGGTAAGCCAGAATTCACTGACATGAAAGCTCTCAAAGGTAAGCGTGTGGGCGTGGAATCAACTGCACTCGGAGCTTTCTTCATCGCCCGTGCATTAGAAAAAAATGACATGACTGCCAAAGATATTCAAATTGTGTCTTTGGAATTGACGGAACACGAACGCGCTTACAAAGAGGGGAAAGTAGATGCTGTGGTTACTTTTGGGCCTGCGAGAATCAAGCTGTTAGCGGCTGGGGCAAAATTACTATTTGATAGCAGTCAGATTCCTGGAGAAATTGTCGATACCTTAGCGGTAAGTACGGAGGCGATCGCTAATAATCCCGAAACGATTCAAGCTTTGGTGGATGGTCGATTTCGCGCCTTAGATTATTTTGAAAAAAATCCTCAAGATGCCGCAACACGAATGGCTAAGCGTACCAAAGTCACCCCTGAGCAAATCCTTGATGCCTTTAAAGGGCTAAGCCAACCGAATTTACAAGCAAATCAAAAACTGCTTGATAAAAGCGATCCTGCGCTAATTAATGGTATGACCAAACTAGTAAAGATTATGGTTGACAACAAATTACTACCCAAAACTATCGATCCTGCTAGTATTCTAGATGACCGTTTTATTAAGAATGCGAAGGTTTAA